From a region of the Chitinophaga caseinilytica genome:
- a CDS encoding ABC transporter ATP-binding protein, with the protein MQDNIVKIEGLSHRYSKDWAVQDISFDINRNGIVGLLGSNGAGKSTTMNILCGVLSQTRGRVLIDGIDMREHPEDAKKRIGFLPQNAPLYLEQTVDEYLTYCAHLRLIEKRKIKAAVDVVKERCGVAHFSNRLIGNLSGGYRQRVGIAQAIIHRPLLVVLDEPTNGLDPNQILEVRQLIKEIAADRSVIFSSHILSEIQATCQDIIMIEGGKIVFKDTMDTFNNYIEPDSLVATMENPPSAEELRSIAGIKEVQFLSDKTVRLRFEPAADIAEHIVETSVLRKWRLREITLEKSSLDAIFAQLSNKTFKSAVPS; encoded by the coding sequence ATGCAAGATAACATCGTTAAGATCGAAGGGCTGTCTCACCGCTACAGCAAAGACTGGGCGGTGCAGGATATCAGCTTCGACATCAACCGGAACGGCATCGTGGGGCTGCTCGGCTCCAACGGCGCCGGAAAATCCACCACCATGAACATCCTCTGCGGCGTGCTCAGTCAAACCCGCGGCCGCGTGCTCATCGATGGCATCGATATGCGGGAACATCCGGAAGACGCTAAAAAGCGGATCGGGTTCCTGCCGCAGAACGCGCCGCTGTACCTGGAACAGACCGTAGACGAATACCTGACCTATTGCGCCCATCTCCGCCTCATCGAAAAGCGGAAGATCAAGGCGGCGGTGGATGTAGTGAAGGAACGCTGCGGCGTGGCGCACTTCAGCAACCGGCTCATCGGCAACCTTTCCGGCGGCTACCGCCAAAGGGTCGGCATCGCCCAGGCCATCATCCACCGGCCGCTGCTGGTGGTGCTCGACGAGCCTACCAACGGCCTCGATCCCAACCAGATCCTCGAAGTAAGGCAGCTCATCAAGGAAATCGCGGCAGACAGGTCGGTGATCTTCTCCTCCCACATCCTCTCCGAAATCCAGGCCACCTGTCAGGACATCATCATGATCGAAGGCGGGAAGATCGTGTTCAAAGACACGATGGATACGTTCAACAACTACATCGAGCCAGACAGCCTGGTAGCTACGATGGAAAACCCGCCATCCGCCGAAGAACTGCGGTCGATAGCGGGCATTAAGGAAGTGCAGTTCCTGTCTGACAAAACCGTCAGGCTGCGGTTTGAGCCGGCGGCAGACATTGCGGAGCATATCGTGGAAACGAGCGTGCTGCGGAAGTGGCGCCTCCGGGAGATCACGCTGGAGAAAAGCTCGCTCGACGCCATTTTCGCCCAGTTATCCAACAAAACATTTAAATCCGCCGTACCATCATGA
- a CDS encoding Gldg family protein, with amino-acid sequence MKVITRIARQELSLLFHSPVAWLILIVFPIQIGVNFIYYLQMIGRAQRMGNHFNDVTSMVFAGLQEGFYPGVKGTLYFYIPLLTMGLISREMHSGSIKLLLSSPIKVKDIVLGKYMAMMGYGALLLLIICAYAVAGSFFITNIDWSLLASGAIGLYLLICAYSAIGLFMSSLTTYQVVAAISTLAVLAGLNFVGGLFQGNDTVRHITYFMSIAGRTEKFIFGLISTQDIVYFCIVIGFFLAITGMRLQDQREARPAMARAARYLGLVCICFVTGYLSSLPALTGYLDMTATKNHTLGPQSRELIAKMEHPLKITTYVNILDQNYYLGAPEKKSEDERILTPYRRFMPDMQMEYVYYYDFSNNEGLYKNYPGESDAAIAKKVADIQDLDYKKVMKPEDVKKVVDLNSEENRLVRSLQYGDRQTFLRFYNDLRIYPGEQEFTAALKRLVTPEEIPVVTFLRGSGERSITKAGDGAFRTFVNELTFRGALVNQGFNVDTVDLTKQDIAATTSVLVVADPKSAFEPVVQQKLDAYLASGRNLLVIAEPGSQEVLQPLLQQLDVHPGDSAVLEESRDYAPDFVLARFADSAGAVAPQLGGFQASGGIVSMAGTLPLRFGSATGFRTIPLLKAKNNEALAVAAERMVNGKAQRIIVTGDADFMSSGELGRRKPLVWNQPLVTEMFRWFTYGDFPVNTGAIRSTDAIDTTDKGIITMRIIFIGLIPGSLLVFAAFLLLYRKRR; translated from the coding sequence ATGAAAGTCATAACCAGAATAGCCCGCCAGGAGCTGAGCCTCCTGTTCCATTCGCCGGTGGCCTGGCTCATCCTCATCGTTTTTCCCATCCAGATCGGGGTCAATTTCATTTACTACCTGCAGATGATCGGAAGGGCGCAGCGGATGGGCAACCATTTCAACGACGTCACCTCCATGGTATTCGCCGGCCTGCAGGAAGGGTTTTATCCCGGTGTGAAAGGCACGCTCTACTTCTACATCCCCCTGCTCACGATGGGGCTTATCAGCCGGGAAATGCACAGCGGTTCTATCAAACTGCTGCTGTCGTCGCCCATTAAAGTAAAAGACATCGTACTCGGGAAATATATGGCGATGATGGGATACGGCGCCCTGTTGCTGCTCATCATCTGCGCCTACGCCGTTGCCGGTTCGTTTTTCATCACGAACATCGACTGGTCTTTGCTCGCGTCCGGCGCCATCGGCCTGTACCTGCTCATCTGCGCCTATTCCGCCATCGGTCTTTTCATGTCGTCCCTCACCACTTACCAGGTGGTGGCGGCCATCAGTACCCTGGCGGTGCTGGCGGGGCTCAACTTCGTAGGCGGCCTCTTCCAGGGCAACGATACCGTTAGGCATATCACGTATTTCATGTCGATCGCCGGAAGAACGGAAAAGTTCATTTTCGGGTTGATCAGCACGCAGGACATCGTGTATTTCTGCATCGTCATCGGGTTCTTCCTGGCCATTACGGGCATGCGGCTGCAAGACCAGCGGGAGGCAAGGCCCGCCATGGCACGCGCCGCGAGGTACCTCGGGCTGGTGTGCATCTGCTTCGTAACCGGCTATCTCAGCTCCCTGCCGGCTTTGACGGGGTATCTGGACATGACGGCCACCAAGAACCATACCCTCGGGCCGCAAAGCCGCGAACTGATCGCGAAGATGGAACATCCGCTGAAGATCACCACCTACGTCAACATCCTCGATCAGAATTATTACCTCGGCGCCCCGGAAAAGAAGAGCGAAGACGAACGCATCCTCACGCCTTACCGCCGGTTCATGCCCGACATGCAAATGGAGTACGTGTATTATTACGATTTCTCCAACAACGAAGGGCTGTATAAAAATTATCCCGGTGAAAGCGACGCCGCCATCGCCAAAAAAGTAGCCGATATCCAGGACCTGGATTATAAAAAAGTGATGAAGCCGGAAGATGTGAAGAAGGTGGTGGATTTGAATTCTGAAGAAAACCGCCTCGTACGGTCGTTGCAATACGGCGACAGGCAAACCTTCCTCCGTTTCTACAACGATCTCCGCATCTATCCCGGCGAGCAGGAGTTCACCGCCGCGCTGAAGCGCCTGGTGACGCCGGAAGAGATCCCCGTGGTCACGTTCCTCCGCGGCAGTGGCGAGCGCAGTATCACCAAAGCCGGCGACGGGGCGTTCCGCACCTTCGTGAACGAGCTCACGTTCCGCGGCGCGCTCGTGAACCAGGGCTTTAACGTGGATACGGTAGACCTTACGAAGCAAGACATCGCCGCCACGACATCCGTGCTGGTGGTCGCAGATCCCAAAAGCGCATTCGAACCTGTTGTGCAGCAGAAGCTGGACGCGTACCTGGCCAGCGGCCGGAACCTCCTCGTGATCGCGGAGCCCGGCTCCCAGGAAGTGTTGCAACCCCTGTTGCAGCAGCTCGACGTGCACCCCGGCGATTCCGCCGTACTGGAAGAAAGCCGTGATTACGCCCCCGATTTCGTGCTGGCGCGGTTTGCAGACAGCGCAGGCGCTGTAGCGCCGCAGCTGGGCGGGTTCCAGGCGAGCGGCGGCATCGTATCGATGGCGGGCACCTTGCCGCTGCGGTTCGGTTCCGCAACGGGCTTCCGCACTATTCCGCTGCTGAAAGCGAAAAACAACGAAGCGCTGGCCGTGGCCGCCGAAAGAATGGTGAACGGGAAAGCACAGCGCATCATCGTTACGGGCGACGCGGATTTCATGAGCTCCGGCGAACTGGGGCGCCGCAAGCCCCTGGTTTGGAACCAGCCGCTCGTAACGGAAATGTTCCGCTGGTTCACTTATGGCGATTTCCCCGTCAACACGGGCGCCATCCGTTCGACAGACGCGATCGATACCACAGATAAAGGTATCATCACCATGAGAATAATTTTCATTGGCCTCATCCCCGGATCGCTCCTCGTATTCGCGGCGTTTTTGCTGCTGTACAGGAAGCGGAGGTAG
- a CDS encoding ABC transporter permease, which produces MFRHYLQITLRNFRRFKTTFIINLVGLSTGLAVALLIYLWISGELRVDGFHENGNRLYQVMVNREQDGRINTVTGTGGGLGDALQSDMPEVEYAVSMTPPEWFKKFNIGWTNEVMGASGNFVGKDYFRMFSFPLIRGNAASVLADKNSVVLSKRLAEQLFRSADNAVGKTLEWKWLSFMKTCTVSGVYADQPESSTQQFDFVLPLDAWKDFVPATADFRSGPFQTFVVLKPGTDLPQFQQKIENFIAQKDKNTPFPSRLFLSKYADGYLYGNYENGVQSGGRIEYVRLFSIIAAFILLIACINFMNLSTAKASRRMKEIGIKKAMGAGRHKLIFQFIGESLVMSFAALFIALLLVALFLPQFDRIAGRAVAIHFSWQLVLAVLGITMAVGIVAGSYPAFYLSRFGVASILRAKSGGGQGESWVRKGLVAFQFTVSIIFIVGAMVLYQQLQFVQNKQPGFDKDNVIYFEMEGRVAERTDAFLSELKTIPGVVNASTVQQNIIMPAFLPGPGVQWDGKNADDRIRFHKMPVNYDALETLGIEMAQGRTFSKNFGTDSTGVILNQAAIKMMGITDPVGKTIYLDNNPRTIIGVTKDFHYNSMHEQVQPFLFSLQPQATALVMVRMKKHDQPATISRMSEFYGRFNPGYTLNFNYMDTAYQQQYTLEKLVATLSRYFTVLAIVISCLGLLGLAAFSVERRVKEIGIRKVLGASNGNIFYVLSAGFTKVVLLSIAVSIPISYLLMKNWLNGFAYRIALTPLYFMAAAIIALLAAWFTIGVQTAKAARANPLHCLKDE; this is translated from the coding sequence ATGTTCAGGCACTATCTCCAGATCACCCTCCGCAATTTCAGGCGCTTCAAAACCACGTTCATCATCAACCTGGTAGGGCTTTCCACCGGGCTGGCCGTGGCACTGCTGATCTACCTCTGGATTTCCGGGGAGTTGCGGGTAGACGGCTTCCACGAAAACGGCAACCGGCTATACCAGGTGATGGTCAACCGCGAACAGGACGGCCGCATCAACACCGTTACCGGAACGGGCGGCGGATTGGGCGATGCCCTGCAATCCGACATGCCTGAAGTCGAATACGCCGTGAGCATGACACCGCCGGAATGGTTCAAAAAATTCAATATCGGCTGGACGAACGAGGTGATGGGCGCGAGCGGCAATTTCGTGGGGAAGGATTACTTCCGGATGTTCAGCTTCCCGCTCATCCGGGGGAACGCGGCCAGTGTGCTGGCAGACAAGAATTCGGTAGTGCTGTCGAAGCGCCTGGCGGAGCAGCTCTTCCGGTCGGCCGATAACGCCGTCGGGAAAACGCTGGAATGGAAATGGCTGAGTTTCATGAAAACCTGCACCGTATCGGGCGTGTACGCCGATCAGCCGGAATCTTCGACCCAGCAATTCGACTTCGTGCTCCCGCTGGACGCCTGGAAGGATTTCGTTCCGGCAACGGCAGATTTCCGCTCGGGGCCGTTCCAGACGTTCGTTGTCCTGAAGCCGGGCACCGACCTCCCGCAGTTCCAGCAAAAAATCGAGAATTTCATCGCGCAAAAGGATAAAAACACCCCTTTCCCCTCCCGGTTGTTCCTCAGCAAGTATGCAGACGGCTACCTGTACGGGAATTACGAAAACGGGGTACAGTCGGGCGGGAGGATCGAATATGTACGGCTGTTTTCCATTATCGCGGCATTCATCCTCCTGATCGCCTGCATCAATTTCATGAACCTTTCCACCGCAAAAGCTTCGCGGCGGATGAAGGAGATCGGCATCAAAAAGGCCATGGGCGCCGGCCGGCATAAACTCATCTTCCAGTTCATCGGCGAATCGCTGGTAATGAGCTTCGCCGCGCTTTTTATCGCATTATTGCTCGTGGCGCTGTTCCTCCCGCAGTTCGACCGCATCGCCGGCAGGGCCGTGGCCATTCACTTCAGCTGGCAACTGGTACTGGCGGTACTGGGGATCACCATGGCTGTGGGGATCGTGGCGGGCAGTTACCCGGCATTTTATCTGTCGCGGTTCGGCGTGGCATCGATCCTGCGCGCCAAATCCGGCGGCGGACAGGGAGAATCGTGGGTAAGGAAAGGATTGGTCGCGTTCCAGTTCACCGTCTCCATCATTTTCATCGTCGGGGCAATGGTACTGTATCAGCAATTGCAATTCGTGCAAAACAAACAGCCCGGTTTCGATAAGGACAATGTCATTTATTTCGAGATGGAAGGAAGAGTGGCCGAGCGGACAGACGCGTTCCTCAGCGAGCTGAAAACCATTCCCGGCGTGGTGAACGCCAGCACCGTGCAGCAGAATATCATCATGCCCGCCTTCCTGCCGGGGCCGGGCGTGCAGTGGGACGGCAAGAACGCCGACGACCGAATCCGTTTCCACAAAATGCCGGTAAATTACGATGCGCTGGAAACCCTCGGCATCGAGATGGCCCAGGGCAGAACGTTCAGCAAAAACTTCGGAACGGATTCCACCGGCGTGATCCTCAACCAGGCGGCCATCAAAATGATGGGCATTACAGACCCCGTCGGCAAAACGATCTACCTCGACAATAACCCGAGAACGATCATCGGCGTCACCAAAGACTTCCATTACAACTCGATGCACGAACAAGTCCAGCCATTCCTGTTCTCACTACAGCCGCAGGCTACGGCGCTGGTGATGGTGCGGATGAAGAAACACGACCAGCCCGCTACCATCAGCCGGATGAGCGAATTTTACGGTCGTTTCAATCCCGGCTACACGCTTAATTTCAACTATATGGATACGGCTTACCAACAGCAGTACACCCTGGAAAAACTGGTGGCTACGCTGTCGAGGTACTTTACCGTGCTGGCGATCGTCATTTCCTGCCTGGGGCTTCTGGGGCTGGCGGCGTTCAGCGTGGAGCGCCGGGTGAAGGAAATCGGTATCCGCAAAGTGCTGGGCGCCAGCAACGGGAATATTTTCTATGTGTTGTCGGCCGGTTTCACGAAAGTGGTCCTCCTTTCCATCGCAGTGTCTATCCCCATCAGCTATCTCCTCATGAAAAACTGGCTCAACGGGTTCGCCTACCGCATTGCGCTCACACCGCTGTACTTCATGGCTGCGGCCATTATTGCGCTGCTGGCGGCATGGTTCACGATCGGTGTTCAGACGGCGAAAGCGGCCAGGGCCAATCCTTTGCATTGCCTGAAAGACGAATAA
- a CDS encoding glycoside hydrolase family 43 protein — MKSIFLTGNLILALITAGSPLLAQSARTFQNPLPVEFGDPYVLQVPGGKYYMYGTGGARNGFAAWSSADLVHWENEGQVFHASNPNGWSDSTAAWGGAYWAPEVYAYKGKYWMFYSAQWKENPGKELEHFRIGVAVADSPTGPFTDVMQRPVFDPGYPIIDANVFFDDNGKIYLYYSRCCYKHAVDSEVADWARKQGWYQEIEESWVYGVELKPDFSGVIGEPVLLLRPPVKMDDKQAEWESRSVTSKEVNRRWTEGSVTFKKGNTYYMMYSANYFGGKNYAVGYATAKSPLGPFIKAANNPVLQKNVEKGGIVTGTGHNSITYSPDGKEMLCVYHARTSATGDKRVVFIDRMRILKNGNLVVEGPTTSPQKSPGSK; from the coding sequence ATGAAAAGCATCTTTCTTACCGGAAACCTCATCCTGGCGCTCATTACCGCCGGCTCTCCGCTCCTCGCCCAATCTGCGCGCACCTTTCAGAACCCATTGCCCGTTGAGTTCGGCGACCCGTACGTGTTACAAGTACCGGGCGGCAAATACTACATGTACGGCACCGGCGGCGCCAGGAACGGGTTCGCGGCCTGGTCGTCGGCCGACCTGGTGCATTGGGAAAACGAGGGACAGGTTTTCCATGCCAGCAACCCCAACGGCTGGAGCGATTCCACCGCCGCATGGGGCGGGGCTTACTGGGCGCCCGAAGTCTACGCCTATAAAGGGAAATACTGGATGTTCTACAGCGCCCAGTGGAAAGAGAACCCCGGCAAGGAGCTCGAACATTTCCGCATAGGCGTGGCCGTAGCCGATTCACCCACCGGTCCGTTCACCGACGTCATGCAAAGGCCCGTTTTTGATCCCGGATACCCCATCATCGACGCCAATGTCTTCTTCGACGATAACGGGAAAATCTACCTGTATTATTCCCGCTGCTGCTACAAACACGCGGTAGACAGCGAAGTGGCCGACTGGGCCCGCAAACAGGGATGGTACCAGGAAATCGAGGAAAGCTGGGTGTATGGCGTGGAACTGAAACCGGATTTCAGCGGCGTGATCGGCGAACCCGTACTGCTGTTGCGCCCGCCCGTAAAGATGGACGATAAGCAGGCGGAATGGGAAAGCAGATCGGTGACGTCGAAGGAAGTGAACCGCCGGTGGACCGAAGGCTCCGTAACTTTCAAAAAAGGCAATACTTACTATATGATGTATTCCGCGAATTATTTCGGCGGCAAGAACTACGCCGTCGGGTACGCGACGGCGAAAAGCCCCCTGGGCCCGTTCATCAAAGCGGCCAACAACCCCGTGCTGCAAAAGAACGTGGAGAAAGGCGGCATCGTTACCGGAACGGGTCACAACAGCATTACTTATTCGCCGGACGGTAAGGAAATGCTCTGCGTGTACCATGCCCGCACCTCGGCCACTGGCGATAAACGCGTTGTCTTCATCGACCGGATGCGCATCCTGAAAAACGGGAACCTGGTAGTGGAAGGGCCTACCACATCGCCGCAAAAATCACCCGGCAGCAAATAA
- a CDS encoding SDR family NAD(P)-dependent oxidoreductase — protein sequence MKQYNNQGALQHPLRSGFNAQSTTADVIAGVDLSGKIAIVTGGNAGIGVETTRTLAAAGATVIVPARDVQKARKNLEGIPQVEIEAMDMMDPASIDAFAEKFLASERPLHLLINNAGIMWVPLRRDARGIESQLATNYIGQFHLTARLWPALKVANGARVVNVSSLGHQMGGVDFDDPNFLHRPYETLQAYGQSKTASNLFALELDNRAARFQVRAYSVHPGSIGGTELGREAPLELFQQMGFVDEQGNMRPEVLASLKTVPQGAATTVWAATSPLLSEIGGVYCEDGDVAELLGPDSARLHQSGVSPASLDAHSAQRLWSLTETMTGIEFDIR from the coding sequence ATGAAACAGTACAACAACCAGGGCGCCCTGCAGCACCCGCTCCGCTCGGGCTTCAACGCCCAATCTACTACGGCAGACGTGATCGCCGGTGTTGACCTTTCCGGGAAAATTGCGATCGTAACAGGCGGGAATGCCGGTATCGGCGTAGAAACCACCAGAACATTGGCGGCCGCCGGCGCTACGGTGATCGTTCCGGCGCGCGATGTGCAAAAAGCCCGTAAAAACCTCGAAGGCATCCCGCAGGTGGAAATCGAGGCCATGGATATGATGGACCCCGCGTCTATTGATGCTTTCGCTGAAAAGTTCCTGGCTTCGGAAAGGCCGTTGCACCTGCTGATCAACAACGCGGGTATCATGTGGGTGCCGCTGCGCAGGGATGCGCGCGGGATCGAATCTCAGCTGGCCACCAATTACATCGGGCAGTTCCACCTCACGGCGAGGCTCTGGCCAGCGCTGAAGGTGGCGAACGGGGCGAGGGTGGTAAATGTATCGTCGCTGGGTCATCAGATGGGTGGCGTCGATTTCGACGATCCGAATTTCCTGCACCGGCCGTATGAAACCCTCCAGGCCTACGGGCAATCGAAAACCGCCAGCAATCTGTTCGCCCTGGAGCTCGACAACCGGGCCGCCCGCTTCCAGGTACGGGCGTATTCCGTGCATCCGGGCTCGATCGGCGGCACGGAACTGGGCCGGGAAGCGCCGCTGGAACTTTTCCAGCAGATGGGCTTCGTGGATGAACAGGGGAATATGCGCCCGGAAGTGCTGGCGTCCCTCAAAACCGTCCCGCAGGGCGCGGCTACCACCGTGTGGGCCGCTACGAGCCCGCTGCTCAGCGAAATCGGCGGGGTTTATTGCGAAGACGGTGATGTGGCGGAACTCCTGGGCCCCGACAGCGCCAGACTCCACCAAAGCGGCGTATCGCCCGCCTCGCTGGATGCGCACAGCGCCCAACGCCTCTGGTCGCTCACCGAAACCATGACCGGCATCGAATTCGACATCCGCTGA
- a CDS encoding DUF2652 domain-containing protein — MRTSILPKRNPVHRSHGTQARKGLVFIPDMSGFTALVRSTDLITGQIITCELLAVILQHNTLGMEIAEIEGDAVFFYKWDAIPAMEALYAQFEAMKAAFDAKLRELEAQFGLQLDLHLKAIAHYGDMTEFSVGAYHKLYGEVVVEAHRLLKNNVPARSYLLVTDALQPLQTGSLTAAGRSSQLCELYGGLRGLCFTYILFNRRQQKRHSI, encoded by the coding sequence ATGCGTACCTCCATCCTCCCGAAAAGAAATCCCGTGCATCGCAGTCATGGAACGCAAGCCCGAAAAGGCCTCGTGTTCATCCCCGATATGAGCGGGTTTACAGCGCTCGTTCGCAGTACGGACCTCATTACCGGACAAATCATCACCTGCGAGCTGCTGGCCGTTATCCTGCAGCACAACACCCTCGGGATGGAGATCGCGGAGATCGAAGGCGATGCCGTCTTTTTCTACAAATGGGATGCGATACCCGCTATGGAAGCACTGTACGCACAGTTTGAAGCGATGAAAGCCGCGTTCGACGCCAAGCTCCGCGAACTGGAAGCACAGTTCGGGCTGCAGCTGGATCTGCACCTCAAAGCCATCGCACATTACGGGGATATGACGGAATTCTCGGTTGGGGCATATCATAAACTGTACGGAGAAGTGGTGGTGGAAGCGCACCGCCTGCTGAAGAACAATGTGCCGGCACGGTCGTACCTGCTGGTGACGGATGCGCTGCAACCCTTGCAGACCGGGAGCCTCACCGCAGCCGGGCGCTCTAGCCAACTGTGCGAGCTGTACGGCGGACTGCGGGGCCTTTGCTTCACGTACATCCTTTTTAACAGGCGGCAACAAAAACGCCACTCAATTTGA
- a CDS encoding helix-turn-helix domain-containing protein, with amino-acid sequence MEYQAKYITEDIKLSCYQDKFFKSDILFEHHMLIWFISGETKIVQSEGTYIFQQGDIFLIPRNQLATIINYPKNGLPHQTVVMHLTTPWLRDFYERLGVKPKPAAAQKIRHFRDHPLLQSCLSSLVPYFDMQELPKDIAHLKIMEAVTILRSLDPEIDGMLASFEEPGKIDLTDYMEKNFMFNMPLEKFGYLTGRSLTTFKRDFKKAFDTTPQKWLTQKRLELAHYQFVEKKKKPIDVCYEVGFENLSHFSFAFKKHFGYAPTSLLAARG; translated from the coding sequence ATGGAATACCAGGCAAAATATATTACCGAAGATATCAAACTGTCTTGCTATCAAGACAAATTCTTCAAGTCGGACATCCTGTTCGAGCACCACATGCTCATCTGGTTCATTTCCGGTGAAACGAAGATCGTGCAGTCGGAAGGGACGTACATCTTCCAGCAGGGCGATATTTTCCTCATCCCGCGCAACCAGCTGGCTACGATCATCAATTATCCGAAAAACGGGCTTCCGCATCAAACGGTGGTCATGCATCTCACCACGCCCTGGCTGCGGGATTTTTATGAAAGGCTCGGCGTGAAACCGAAGCCCGCGGCAGCGCAGAAGATCCGCCACTTCAGGGACCATCCGCTGCTGCAAAGCTGCCTGTCGTCACTGGTGCCGTATTTCGATATGCAGGAACTGCCGAAAGACATCGCCCATCTGAAAATCATGGAAGCCGTCACCATCCTGCGTTCCCTCGATCCGGAGATAGACGGCATGCTCGCCAGTTTTGAAGAACCGGGAAAAATCGACCTGACGGATTACATGGAGAAAAATTTCATGTTCAATATGCCGCTGGAAAAATTCGGTTACCTTACGGGCCGGAGCCTCACTACTTTCAAGCGCGACTTCAAAAAAGCGTTCGACACTACGCCGCAGAAATGGCTCACGCAAAAGCGGCTGGAGCTGGCGCATTACCAGTTCGTGGAGAAAAAGAAGAAACCCATCGATGTCTGCTATGAAGTGGGATTCGAGAACCTGTCGCATTTTTCCTTCGCGTTCAAAAAACATTTCGGCTATGCGCCTACTTCGCTGCTGGCGGCCCGGGGGTAG
- a CDS encoding protein-disulfide reductase DsbD domain-containing protein — protein MRSILTIAILFLSVATFAQSPVKWSYASKKVSEGTYEVRISASVSNPWHIYSQASPEDAATPTKIVFKKSPLLTLQGTAKENGKMISKFEESFGKTVKFYEGQVEFVQIVKVKGKAKTKISGTIEYMVCNDHECQPGEPVDFSVALN, from the coding sequence ATGAGATCAATACTGACCATTGCCATTTTATTCCTGAGCGTCGCCACATTCGCGCAAAGCCCCGTGAAGTGGAGTTACGCTTCCAAAAAAGTGTCGGAAGGTACGTACGAAGTACGTATTTCGGCCAGCGTATCGAATCCCTGGCACATCTACAGCCAGGCCAGCCCGGAAGATGCGGCCACGCCCACGAAGATCGTTTTCAAAAAGAGCCCGCTGCTTACCCTGCAGGGAACGGCGAAGGAAAACGGGAAGATGATCAGCAAATTCGAGGAGTCTTTCGGAAAAACCGTGAAGTTTTATGAAGGCCAGGTGGAATTTGTGCAGATCGTGAAAGTGAAGGGAAAGGCGAAGACGAAAATTTCGGGCACCATTGAATACATGGTCTGCAACGATCATGAATGCCAGCCGGGAGAACCGGTCGATTTTTCGGTGGCGTTGAACTGA
- a CDS encoding Crp/Fnr family transcriptional regulator: MYEQIDQFVDRCIALTPEERAYFHSLLKFRRVRKRTYLLQEGEVCDFEAYIVKGCIRTYYLSDDGTETILTFAIEDWWVSDLYSFTDQQPSNMFIEALEDCEVLVIDRKSKRELFEKVPKFEILFRLLVQRALFALQRRFHSMVSQTAEQRYLAFLEKYPQVAQRVPQNQIARYLGVSPEFLSKVRSSLQKRK, encoded by the coding sequence ATGTACGAACAGATAGACCAATTCGTAGACCGTTGCATCGCCCTCACACCGGAGGAGCGGGCGTATTTCCATTCACTCCTGAAGTTCAGAAGGGTACGGAAGCGGACGTATTTGCTGCAGGAAGGGGAGGTGTGCGATTTTGAAGCGTATATCGTGAAAGGGTGCATCCGTACGTACTATCTCAGCGACGATGGAACGGAAACCATTCTGACTTTCGCGATTGAAGACTGGTGGGTGAGCGACCTGTACAGTTTTACCGATCAGCAGCCTTCCAACATGTTCATCGAAGCGTTGGAGGATTGTGAAGTGCTGGTCATCGACCGGAAAAGCAAACGCGAGCTGTTCGAGAAAGTCCCCAAGTTCGAGATCCTGTTCCGGCTGCTGGTGCAGCGGGCCCTGTTCGCCCTGCAGCGCCGTTTCCACAGTATGGTCTCGCAAACGGCGGAGCAACGCTATCTCGCTTTCCTGGAAAAATACCCCCAGGTGGCGCAACGCGTTCCGCAGAACCAGATCGCGCGGTACCTGGGGGTATCGCCTGAATTCCTCAGTAAAGTGAGAAGCAGCCTGCAAAAGCGGAAATAA